One window from the genome of Pseudanabaena yagii GIHE-NHR1 encodes:
- a CDS encoding AAA-like domain-containing protein yields the protein MTSSNYTYQAGGCLPANAPTYVRRQADEDLFAGIKAGEFCYVLNSRQMGKSSLRVQTMQRLQEEGFACVEIDMTSIGSQNLTADQWYASIVRNLVSGFKLSDRFNLRTWWRDHDLISSVQRFSEFIEEVLLENISQKIVIFIDEIDSVLSLPFNADDFFAAIRAFYNSRADRPKFNQLTFVLLGVATPSDLIQNKHISTPFNIGRAIELKGFEIEEAQPLTNGLAIKSANPRAVMRQIIYWTKGQPFLTQKICRLILTSDQYIDLDTEATYVKDLVKCAIINNWESQDIPEHLRTIRDRLLWRSDRTSRLLELYRKVLTTCDVVAEGNNQEQMELRLSGLVINYQNRLISHNHIYREIFNLNWIDRALASLCPYSEKMSAWLASSKLDNSYLLYGEDLQLALEWTKDKALSGNDFQFLTASQNHDKISLRRELETTIEKFKKFEQKQNVKRKATQSEIQALDAEANRALELFDSHELESLILAMKVAQNLRSLIDKEATPESYPTFTPSYVLHTILSNIKERNCLKAHKQGVNVVKFSPDGSLIATGGGDGTIVLWELSGQKIVKWNCYKTQVNDLCFSPDGKSIASTGFLNGDVYLWNLNGKQIASFRGHQGSVWNVTFSADGQQVVTVGEDSTVRFWDRSGQQLEQWNTSHGRGRGISFSVDGRYVATNSEKGLVYLKSLIQGRRFDRWITHQDWVKNIIFSPDSQKLLTINQDLKLRLWDLHGKELAKFECYPHMITSACFSSDSQQIVVGDTSGKIIIWDISGQILFHLNGHEKTVRSLSFSPNRRLLVSGGSDNTLRFWDLADEDLAFKSASYEHDLDEYLPHPDETDLFADQNLDFLLAKGYEWLDDYLDINPEQLQRSDINVNQITSSSNIDQTLVATCPYSEKMSAWLTSGKLDDSYLLHGEDLLFSLEWAKDKSLSSNDFQFLTNSLKNNKSSYIENTGTSDIDSIEQISIESSKLLSELEIQIGNDTKRLESKTRFVHPINVESDENDETISFFEDNDLSEINRERNKINLNQEKLDTSVSSNMWLSLGVSLQEESRYEEAIVAYERVIESDPANFKAWFNKGKAFEFIGKYEDAYMSYVKVTEIDPDLKYCWYEIARILRHLNKYEEEISVYDKLLDIDPKLPHPWIDRYNKVNENHPSTIWLYRSAALRRIGRFEESWVNRGTALRIRGRYDEALIAFNKAIEVNPRYYIAWYEKASIYAIQCNYDKIFENLEIAINLNTKEYCELIYLDPAFGFLYSDLRFQELISQYITAINVQHQANNYLDIGKHDYHFTNLDRYEGSCDLEFISNSGIDYTTLKDLLSSKNWLRADCETKFILLKLSGNEERGWLSGSDVTSLPCEDFQILDWLWSYYSGGRFGFRSQTLVWHSIGGSSNRADTSIETYYKFGTQVGWYKNKEWLSYSQMEFSLNSPFAHLPLLWRKKFEGYDGDWCGGSASIALKIAECKLQTKQNPEATVAKVSTKLFLSADNIDNNVVIGEIYIEDKLVRIYQGDITNLSVDVIVSSDINNLSMIGGVARRIRDIGGESIREEAKNVAPILSGQIAVTNAGILHAKKIFHTSVTTVDSLEKTILNCITRVKQKSYTSIAFPLLATGRGFPIDLAWQITLQKAVEAISQESQSLKEIVIVIYGKDLVESLDVISVLEKINREGWRSICLFSTRLKSVAVESDAPSKTS from the coding sequence ATGACCAGTAGCAACTATACCTATCAAGCAGGAGGATGCCTCCCTGCAAATGCTCCTACCTATGTGCGGCGGCAAGCTGACGAAGACTTGTTTGCGGGGATCAAGGCGGGAGAGTTTTGTTATGTGCTGAATTCTAGACAGATGGGTAAGTCTAGCTTGCGAGTACAGACAATGCAGAGATTGCAGGAGGAGGGTTTTGCCTGTGTGGAGATTGATATGACTTCTATTGGCAGCCAAAATCTCACTGCCGATCAGTGGTATGCCAGTATTGTGCGAAATTTAGTCAGTGGTTTTAAGTTAAGCGATAGGTTTAATTTAAGGACTTGGTGGCGCGATCACGATCTCATTTCATCAGTTCAGAGGTTTAGCGAATTTATCGAAGAAGTTCTATTAGAAAATATTTCTCAAAAGATTGTCATTTTTATCGATGAGATTGATAGTGTTCTCAGTCTTCCTTTTAATGCTGATGATTTCTTTGCCGCAATTCGTGCATTTTACAATAGCCGCGCTGATCGACCTAAGTTTAACCAATTAACTTTTGTTTTGCTTGGAGTCGCTACACCCTCCGATTTAATCCAAAACAAGCATATTAGTACACCTTTTAATATCGGTCGAGCGATCGAGTTAAAAGGTTTTGAAATTGAGGAAGCTCAGCCCCTGACTAATGGCTTAGCAATTAAATCGGCTAATCCTCGTGCAGTAATGAGGCAAATTATCTATTGGACAAAGGGACAGCCCTTTTTGACTCAAAAAATCTGTCGATTAATTCTCACTAGCGATCAATATATTGATCTAGATACAGAAGCTACATATGTCAAAGATCTAGTTAAATGTGCGATTATCAACAATTGGGAATCTCAAGATATTCCTGAACATTTACGTACAATTCGCGATCGCTTATTATGGCGTAGCGATCGTACCAGCCGCCTTTTAGAACTATATCGGAAGGTTTTGACAACCTGTGATGTAGTGGCTGAAGGTAATAATCAAGAGCAAATGGAACTAAGGCTGTCTGGTCTAGTAATTAACTATCAAAATCGCTTGATTTCGCACAATCACATTTATCGAGAAATTTTTAACCTCAATTGGATAGATCGAGCCTTAGCATCTCTTTGTCCCTATTCCGAAAAAATGTCTGCTTGGCTTGCATCTAGCAAGCTTGATAACTCTTATCTGCTTTATGGAGAAGATTTGCAATTAGCTCTAGAGTGGACAAAAGACAAAGCCTTAAGTGGTAATGACTTTCAGTTCCTTACTGCCAGCCAAAATCATGATAAAATCTCGCTTCGCAGGGAATTAGAGACTACTATAGAAAAATTTAAAAAATTTGAGCAAAAACAGAATGTTAAGAGAAAAGCAACACAGTCGGAAATTCAAGCTTTGGATGCAGAAGCTAATAGGGCTTTAGAATTGTTTGACTCGCATGAGTTAGAATCGTTAATCTTAGCCATGAAAGTGGCTCAAAATCTAAGATCACTAATTGACAAAGAAGCTACTCCTGAGAGTTATCCTACCTTTACCCCTAGCTATGTTTTACACACGATCCTAAGCAACATCAAAGAGCGAAATTGTCTTAAAGCCCACAAGCAGGGAGTTAATGTTGTTAAATTCAGCCCAGATGGTAGTCTAATAGCAACAGGAGGAGGGGATGGAACTATAGTTCTATGGGAGCTTTCGGGGCAAAAAATTGTTAAATGGAATTGCTATAAAACACAGGTCAATGACTTATGTTTTAGTCCTGACGGTAAGAGTATAGCTTCAACAGGCTTTTTGAATGGAGATGTTTATTTATGGAATCTCAATGGGAAGCAAATTGCTTCATTTAGGGGGCATCAAGGGTCAGTTTGGAATGTGACATTTAGTGCAGATGGACAACAAGTTGTCACAGTGGGAGAAGATTCCACAGTAAGATTTTGGGATAGATCTGGTCAACAATTAGAGCAATGGAATACTAGTCATGGCAGAGGCAGAGGTATCAGTTTTAGTGTAGATGGAAGATATGTAGCAACAAATTCTGAGAAGGGATTAGTTTACCTAAAAAGCTTAATTCAGGGTCGAAGATTTGATCGGTGGATAACTCATCAAGACTGGGTTAAAAATATAATATTTAGCCCTGATAGCCAGAAATTGTTAACTATCAATCAGGATCTTAAGTTAAGATTATGGGATTTACATGGTAAGGAACTAGCGAAATTTGAATGTTATCCTCATATGATAACAAGTGCCTGTTTTAGTTCAGACAGTCAACAAATTGTTGTGGGTGACACATCAGGAAAAATTATAATTTGGGATATTTCTGGTCAAATTTTGTTTCATCTAAATGGTCATGAAAAAACAGTTAGGAGTTTGTCTTTTAGTCCTAATAGACGATTACTAGTTTCTGGAGGCTCAGATAATACACTTCGCTTTTGGGATTTAGCAGATGAAGATTTAGCATTTAAAAGTGCAAGTTACGAGCATGATCTTGATGAATATTTGCCTCACCCAGATGAGACAGATTTATTTGCCGATCAAAACTTAGATTTTCTTCTAGCAAAAGGATACGAATGGCTAGATGACTATCTTGATATTAATCCAGAACAGTTACAACGATCAGATATTAACGTTAATCAAATTACTTCCTCCTCAAATATAGACCAAACCTTAGTAGCAACTTGCCCTTATTCTGAAAAAATGTCTGCTTGGCTTACATCTGGTAAACTTGATGACTCATATCTGCTTCATGGAGAAGATCTTCTGTTTTCTCTAGAATGGGCAAAAGACAAATCCCTAAGTAGTAATGACTTTCAGTTCCTTACAAATAGTTTAAAAAACAATAAATCTTCTTATATTGAAAATACTGGAACATCTGACATTGATTCAATAGAACAAATTTCTATCGAATCATCAAAATTATTATCTGAATTAGAAATTCAGATAGGAAATGACACAAAAAGGCTGGAGTCAAAAACAAGATTTGTGCACCCTATTAATGTCGAATCAGATGAAAATGATGAAACAATCTCTTTCTTTGAAGATAATGATTTATCAGAGATAAACCGTGAGCGAAATAAAATAAACCTAAATCAAGAAAAACTGGATACAAGTGTTAGTTCTAACATGTGGCTTAGCTTAGGAGTGAGTCTTCAGGAAGAGAGCAGATATGAAGAAGCAATAGTAGCGTATGAGAGAGTAATTGAATCTGATCCTGCAAACTTTAAAGCTTGGTTTAACAAAGGAAAAGCATTTGAGTTTATAGGCAAATATGAAGACGCTTATATGTCTTATGTAAAAGTTACTGAGATCGATCCAGACTTAAAATATTGTTGGTACGAAATTGCTAGAATACTTCGACATTTAAACAAATATGAAGAAGAAATCTCTGTATATGATAAATTACTAGACATAGATCCTAAATTGCCTCACCCTTGGATTGATAGATACAACAAAGTTAATGAAAACCATCCTTCTACAATATGGCTATATCGTAGTGCTGCCTTAAGAAGAATAGGTAGATTTGAAGAATCATGGGTCAATAGAGGTACTGCTTTAAGAATACGTGGTCGCTATGACGAAGCTCTTATTGCATTTAATAAAGCAATAGAAGTTAATCCTCGTTACTATATTGCATGGTATGAGAAAGCAAGTATTTATGCTATTCAGTGCAATTATGACAAAATATTTGAAAACCTTGAAATTGCTATAAATCTCAATACTAAAGAATATTGCGAGTTAATATATTTAGATCCAGCTTTTGGATTTTTATATTCTGATTTAAGATTTCAAGAGTTAATTTCTCAATATATTACAGCTATAAATGTTCAGCATCAAGCTAACAATTATCTGGATATTGGGAAGCATGACTATCATTTTACCAATTTAGATAGATATGAAGGATCTTGCGATCTGGAATTTATTTCAAATAGTGGTATTGACTATACAACACTAAAAGATTTGCTATCATCTAAAAATTGGTTAAGAGCAGATTGCGAAACAAAATTTATTTTGCTCAAATTATCTGGGAATGAGGAAAGGGGATGGTTAAGTGGATCTGATGTTACATCATTGCCTTGTGAGGATTTTCAAATCTTGGATTGGTTATGGTCGTACTATAGTGGAGGTCGTTTTGGCTTTCGCTCACAAACCTTAGTCTGGCATAGTATTGGAGGTAGCTCTAACAGGGCTGATACGAGTATTGAGACTTATTATAAGTTTGGCACTCAGGTTGGATGGTACAAAAATAAAGAGTGGTTATCCTACTCTCAAATGGAATTTTCGTTAAATTCTCCTTTTGCCCATCTTCCATTACTATGGAGAAAAAAGTTTGAAGGCTATGACGGAGACTGGTGTGGAGGAAGTGCTTCTATTGCTTTGAAAATTGCAGAGTGTAAATTACAGACGAAACAAAATCCTGAAGCCACAGTTGCAAAAGTATCTACAAAGTTGTTTTTGTCCGCTGATAATATTGACAACAATGTTGTTATTGGTGAAATCTATATTGAAGATAAACTTGTAAGAATATATCAAGGAGATATAACAAATCTTTCAGTTGATGTTATTGTCAGTTCTGATATTAATAACTTGTCAATGATAGGTGGTGTAGCAAGAAGAATTAGAGATATTGGAGGGGAATCGATTCGAGAGGAAGCAAAAAATGTAGCACCAATATTATCTGGACAGATTGCAGTCACAAATGCAGGTATATTACATGCGAAAAAAATATTTCATACATCAGTTACAACTGTAGATTCCCTTGAGAAAACAATTCTCAACTGTATAACTAGAGTTAAACAGAAGTCATACACAAGTATTGCCTTTCCTCTACTAGCAACTGGTCGAGGATTCCCGATAGACTTAGCATGGCAGATTACCCTACAAAAAGCCGTAGAAGCTATCTCTCAGGAATCTCAATCCCTTAAGGAAATCGTCATAGTAATATATGGCAAGGATTTAGTAGAATCTCTAGATGTAATAAGTGTTTTAGAAAAGATAAACAGGGAAGGATGGAGATCGATCTGCCTTTTTTCGACAAGACTAAAATCTGTGGCAGTAGAAAGCGACGCTCCATCAAAGACTAGTTAA
- the glcD gene encoding glycolate oxidase subunit GlcD: MTAIATIPQTASSQPIDWQAIANAFIEIVGDRYVVRTREELLAYECDGLTSYKQQPAIAVLPNTTEEVAAVVKICDRYKLPFVARGSGTGLSGGALPLPESVLIITSRMRKILEVDLENQRVVVQPGVINNWVTQAVSGAGFYYAPDPSSQIICSIGGNVAENSGGVHCLKYGVTTNHVLGAKIVLPDGSIKDIGSKIPESPGYDLTGLFVGSEGTLGITTEVTLKILKSAESIQVLLADFTTVEAAGSTVSDVISAGIIPGGMEIMDNMSINAVEDTVATNCYPRDAASILLIEIDGLESEVAENAKRVEAICYQNGARNVTTASDPEQRLRLWKGRKAAFAAMGRLSPDYYVQDGVIPRTKLTYVLQEIARLSEEYGYYVANVFHAGDGNLHPLILYNNAEAGALETVEKLGGEILKLCVRVGGSISGEHGIGADKKCYMPEMFSESDLETMQWVREAFDPQGIANPTKILPTPRTCGEGANPNHDAKYKLVDRF, from the coding sequence ATGACCGCGATCGCTACTATTCCTCAAACCGCATCATCACAACCTATTGATTGGCAAGCGATCGCTAACGCCTTTATTGAGATTGTAGGCGATCGCTATGTTGTCCGTACTCGCGAGGAGTTACTCGCCTATGAATGTGACGGACTGACCAGCTACAAACAACAACCTGCGATCGCTGTTTTGCCGAATACTACCGAGGAAGTAGCAGCAGTTGTAAAAATATGCGATCGCTACAAGCTTCCCTTTGTGGCGCGGGGTTCGGGTACAGGGCTATCAGGGGGCGCGTTACCCTTACCTGAATCAGTACTGATTATTACCTCACGGATGCGGAAGATCTTAGAGGTCGATCTCGAAAATCAGCGCGTCGTCGTGCAACCGGGGGTAATCAATAACTGGGTGACGCAAGCTGTCAGTGGTGCAGGATTCTACTATGCGCCCGATCCTTCTAGCCAAATCATCTGCTCTATCGGTGGTAATGTCGCCGAAAACTCAGGGGGCGTACATTGCTTGAAATATGGGGTGACCACCAATCATGTGCTGGGGGCAAAAATAGTATTACCCGATGGCTCAATTAAAGATATCGGCAGCAAAATTCCCGAAAGTCCGGGCTATGATCTCACAGGGCTTTTCGTTGGTTCTGAAGGAACCCTTGGCATTACCACCGAAGTTACTCTAAAGATTCTCAAATCGGCGGAATCCATCCAAGTTCTCTTAGCAGACTTCACCACTGTAGAAGCCGCAGGCTCAACTGTGTCTGACGTGATCAGTGCTGGCATCATTCCGGGGGGCATGGAAATCATGGACAACATGAGTATCAATGCCGTAGAGGATACGGTTGCCACCAATTGCTATCCCCGTGATGCAGCATCCATTCTCTTAATTGAGATTGATGGCTTAGAGAGTGAAGTTGCTGAAAATGCAAAACGAGTCGAAGCCATTTGTTATCAAAATGGAGCTAGAAATGTGACTACGGCTAGCGATCCTGAACAAAGGCTCAGACTTTGGAAGGGTAGAAAGGCAGCCTTTGCGGCGATGGGTCGTCTCAGTCCTGACTACTATGTGCAGGATGGTGTGATTCCTCGCACCAAGTTGACCTATGTGTTACAAGAGATTGCCAGACTGAGTGAAGAATATGGCTATTACGTTGCCAATGTCTTCCATGCAGGAGATGGGAACCTCCACCCATTAATTTTGTATAACAATGCCGAAGCTGGTGCTTTAGAAACCGTAGAAAAACTAGGCGGTGAGATCCTCAAACTCTGTGTGCGCGTAGGTGGCAGCATTTCGGGCGAACATGGCATCGGTGCGGATAAGAAATGCTATATGCCAGAGATGTTTAGCGAGTCAGACTTAGAAACGATGCAATGGGTGCGTGAGGCATTTGACCCACAAGGGATTGCTAATCCCACCAAAATTTTGCCAACTCCGCGCACCTGTGGAGAAGGCGCAAACCCGAATCATGATGCTAAGTATAAATTAGTTGATCGTTTCTAA
- a CDS encoding AAA-like domain-containing protein: MTNNESVLAGRYEIISPLGGGGFGQTFLAKDNQLPDFPLCVVKQLKPKFASPQDLEIAKRLFDREAKTLHYLGNHDQIPRLFAHLEQNGEFYLVQELVDGHTLDHEIIDEQPWSQDEVLIFLQDILQVLAFVHRSQVIHRDIKPANLMRRNSDRKIILIDFGAVKALGTKTTPQGSDAQTTSQTLVIGSLGYMPCEQIAGHPQFSSDIYAVGMVCIQALTGIKDCLKIPKDRDTNELVWQNLVDSISPKLISLLDKMVRYDYRQRYEDGASALDALSNLLSNSNKTTILRNSDLQHHLEEPDGQVATNSIFYVNRPPVEQDCYEAIEKNGALIRIKAPRQMGKSSLMCKILHYANQKGCQAVSLNFQSADSSVFADLDKFLRWFCANVGRQLKLKTKISDSWDDIFGSKDNCTAYFEDFVLPNIDGALALSLDEVDLIFQYRVIAEDFFGLLRAWHEAAKSDDLWKRLRLIVVHSQEVYIPLNINQSPFNVGLPIELREFSQAQVSDLVDRHRLDWTDAQIEKLMAMLGGHPYLVRVALYYIARNSANLDYMLSTAPTEAGIYSDHLRRHLWNLEQNPKLAKAMKKVVSSSAPVRLPSEETFKLDSMGLTLRQGNDVIPRCNLYQIYFSDRLEVGDHL, encoded by the coding sequence ATGACTAATAATGAGTCCGTTCTTGCTGGACGATATGAGATTATTAGCCCACTAGGTGGTGGTGGTTTTGGTCAGACTTTTTTGGCAAAGGATAATCAACTACCAGATTTCCCTCTTTGTGTGGTGAAGCAACTTAAACCGAAATTTGCTAGCCCACAGGATTTAGAAATTGCGAAACGCCTATTTGACCGAGAAGCCAAGACTCTACATTATTTAGGAAACCACGATCAAATCCCTCGTTTATTTGCTCACCTTGAACAGAATGGTGAGTTCTATTTAGTCCAAGAGCTTGTGGATGGGCACACACTCGATCACGAAATAATAGACGAACAGCCTTGGAGTCAAGATGAAGTTTTGATCTTTCTGCAAGATATTTTGCAAGTTCTTGCATTTGTACATCGATCGCAAGTAATTCATCGCGATATTAAACCTGCTAATTTAATGCGCCGAAACAGCGATCGCAAAATTATTCTGATTGACTTTGGCGCTGTAAAAGCATTAGGTACAAAAACAACACCCCAAGGCAGCGATGCTCAGACAACTAGTCAAACTTTGGTAATTGGCTCCCTCGGATATATGCCCTGTGAACAAATTGCAGGGCATCCTCAATTTAGTAGTGATATCTATGCCGTAGGAATGGTTTGTATCCAAGCATTGACGGGAATTAAGGACTGTCTCAAAATCCCTAAAGATAGAGACACAAATGAACTCGTCTGGCAAAATTTAGTAGATTCCATTAGCCCCAAACTAATTTCTCTATTAGATAAAATGGTGCGCTATGACTATCGTCAGCGTTATGAAGATGGAGCGTCGGCTCTAGATGCCCTATCAAATTTGTTGAGTAATAGCAACAAAACTACGATTTTGCGAAATAGCGATCTCCAGCACCATTTAGAAGAACCAGATGGACAGGTAGCAACTAATTCGATTTTTTATGTTAATCGTCCTCCTGTCGAGCAGGACTGTTATGAGGCAATTGAGAAGAATGGAGCACTAATCCGTATTAAGGCTCCAAGACAGATGGGGAAATCGTCGTTGATGTGTAAAATCTTGCATTATGCCAACCAAAAGGGATGTCAAGCTGTTTCTCTCAACTTTCAAAGTGCAGATAGCTCGGTATTTGCTGATCTCGATAAGTTTTTGCGTTGGTTCTGTGCAAATGTGGGAAGGCAACTCAAGCTAAAAACAAAGATTAGTGATTCTTGGGATGATATTTTTGGCAGTAAAGATAATTGTACAGCTTATTTTGAGGATTTTGTACTACCAAATATTGATGGAGCTTTGGCATTATCTCTCGATGAGGTCGATCTAATCTTTCAATATCGCGTGATCGCTGAGGACTTCTTTGGCTTGCTTAGAGCTTGGCACGAAGCTGCTAAAAGTGATGATCTATGGAAGCGTTTACGCCTAATTGTTGTGCATTCTCAGGAAGTTTATATTCCTCTCAATATCAATCAATCACCATTTAATGTAGGATTGCCGATCGAGTTACGCGAGTTCTCTCAAGCACAGGTGAGCGATCTAGTAGATCGACATCGGTTAGATTGGACAGATGCTCAGATAGAAAAACTAATGGCAATGTTGGGTGGACATCCCTATCTGGTGCGCGTTGCGCTGTATTACATAGCCCGAAACAGTGCCAATCTTGACTATATGTTAAGTACTGCGCCGACGGAAGCAGGAATCTACAGCGATCATCTCCGTCGTCATTTATGGAACCTTGAGCAAAATCCTAAACTAGCAAAAGCAATGAAAAAGGTAGTGAGCAGCAGTGCTCCTGTAAGATTACCTTCTGAGGAAACCTTTAAATTGGATAGTATGGGTTTAACCTTGCGACAAGGTAATGACGTAATTCCAAGATGTAATCTGTATCAGATCTATTTTAGCGATCGTCTAGAAGTGGGTGATCATCTATGA
- a CDS encoding IS5 family transposase, producing the protein MTQKHEIRNWTEYNAGLKQRGSLTFWMSEEVIEGWLNQTLSGKRGASKDYSDIAIATFITVKAVYQQAGRQTQGLLESIFALMGIDLPVPDHSTVSRRTASLSVTLPVIPKQGAVHVVVDSTGIKVYGEGEWKTRQHGISKRRTWRKLHLGADESTGEILAAVVTTNDCHDGEVLADILDAIDAEIAQVSADGAYDHRHCYDEIAQHGAKAVIPPRKDAKIWQHGNTNAPPHPRDQNLRYIRKHGRKKWKRDSGYHRRSLAETTMFRFKKIFGATLCSRKFDNQAVELFIKCAALNRMIQLAKPLSSPVVR; encoded by the coding sequence ATGACACAGAAACATGAGATCCGCAACTGGACAGAGTATAACGCAGGGCTAAAACAAAGAGGAAGCCTGACTTTTTGGATGAGCGAAGAAGTAATTGAAGGATGGTTAAATCAAACATTAAGTGGCAAACGGGGAGCTTCCAAAGATTACAGTGATATAGCAATAGCGACATTTATCACGGTCAAAGCGGTATATCAGCAAGCAGGAAGACAAACGCAAGGACTGTTAGAGTCAATATTTGCCTTGATGGGAATAGATTTACCAGTACCAGACCACAGCACCGTGTCAAGACGGACAGCAAGTTTAAGTGTGACCTTACCAGTAATCCCGAAACAGGGAGCAGTGCATGTAGTAGTTGATTCGACAGGGATCAAAGTATACGGCGAAGGGGAATGGAAAACACGGCAGCATGGAATTAGTAAGAGACGGACATGGCGCAAATTACACCTAGGAGCCGATGAATCAACAGGAGAAATACTGGCTGCGGTCGTCACCACGAATGATTGCCACGATGGAGAAGTACTCGCCGATATTCTCGATGCGATTGATGCTGAAATTGCTCAAGTTTCCGCAGATGGAGCTTATGACCATCGTCATTGTTATGACGAGATTGCCCAACATGGTGCTAAAGCCGTGATTCCTCCGCGCAAAGATGCCAAAATCTGGCAGCATGGCAATACCAATGCTCCACCACATCCGCGTGACCAAAATCTCCGTTATATCCGTAAACATGGGCGTAAAAAATGGAAACGTGACTCAGGTTATCATCGGCGCTCTTTGGCAGAAACTACGATGTTTCGTTTCAAAAAAATCTTTGGTGCTACTTTATGTTCTCGTAAATTTGACAATCAGGCGGTTGAGTTGTTCATCAAATGTGCTGCTCTTAATCGCATGATTCAACTGGCTAAACCTCTCTCCTCTCCTGTTGTTCGTTAA